Proteins from a single region of Siphonobacter curvatus:
- a CDS encoding aldo/keto reductase, whose translation MSTQTNSLTYDLGGDLTINRLGYGAMQLTGFGVFGEVADRENAKKVLQAAVAGGVNFIDTAEAYGPKYNETLIAEALQPYASGLVIATKGGFNRPGPNKWVPNGDPKYIQENIEGSLQRLNVDTIDLWQLHRFDPKIPVEETLAPVAEAVKAGKIKYVGLSEVDVKQIEQAEKVVPIVSVQNLYNLGNRQWESVLDYTVERGMAFIPWFPLASGPDKLKDKIQQIAEAHQATTAQIALAWLLKRAPNILLIPGTSSIEHLQENLKAADIELSDEEFEQLSM comes from the coding sequence ATGTCAACACAAACCAATTCCCTGACTTATGATTTGGGCGGAGATCTGACGATCAACCGTCTGGGATACGGAGCCATGCAACTCACCGGCTTTGGTGTGTTTGGCGAAGTAGCCGACCGCGAAAATGCAAAAAAAGTACTTCAGGCCGCCGTGGCTGGGGGTGTCAACTTCATTGATACGGCCGAAGCCTACGGACCTAAATACAACGAAACCCTGATTGCCGAAGCCCTGCAACCCTATGCCTCCGGTCTGGTGATCGCGACCAAAGGGGGCTTTAACCGCCCGGGACCCAACAAGTGGGTACCCAACGGCGATCCCAAATACATTCAGGAAAATATCGAAGGAAGTTTACAACGGCTCAACGTCGATACCATCGATCTCTGGCAGTTGCACCGCTTTGACCCTAAAATCCCCGTCGAAGAGACGCTGGCTCCGGTAGCCGAAGCCGTCAAAGCTGGTAAAATCAAGTACGTGGGCCTGAGTGAAGTAGATGTCAAACAGATTGAACAAGCTGAAAAAGTAGTACCGATCGTGTCCGTGCAGAACCTGTATAACCTCGGCAACCGGCAATGGGAATCCGTACTCGACTATACCGTGGAACGGGGTATGGCCTTCATCCCCTGGTTTCCGCTGGCATCCGGCCCGGATAAATTGAAGGATAAAATTCAGCAGATTGCTGAAGCTCATCAGGCTACCACGGCCCAGATTGCCCTGGCCTGGTTGCTGAAACGTGCACCGAATATTCTGCTCATTCCCGGTACCAGTTCCATTGAGCACTTGCAGGAAAACCTGAAGGCCGCCGATATTGAACTATCCGATGAGGAGTTCGAACAACTTTCAATGTAG